One stretch of Sander vitreus isolate 19-12246 chromosome 16, sanVit1, whole genome shotgun sequence DNA includes these proteins:
- the trim32 gene encoding E3 ubiquitin-protein ligase TRIM32, which translates to MEAASSQLDPDLIREVLECPICLETYNQDQMRPKLLQCGHTVCRQCLEKLLANTINGVRCPFCSKVSRMSSISQLADNLTVLKILDCTTSCSAATAALMCKSCCNRLPRQYCHDCATVLCELCKGEGHLHQGHSVQPIRVAAEQRRKELGGKLTSLRDVMSDIQKKKTAIENISKSLRLKYQAVQQDYTSAELRLQEELSRSRKTFTASMAEVEKLNGQVLEEQTYLLNIAEVKVVSRCDYLRMLVRQSDIALLKDDGEGNDDEELDLRSSLPIMFQLQEPELVRTEHSKPVEVGQVTTNTYTVNTEDEESGLEIALEGYVESEAGAIGATGGGRGAPLDHYRDIDMVAAVEDAACGSPGSFKSKSMDAGGGSPAGAGASAGPAVCHFVKKMGCKGTLPGMFNLPVSICVAQQGEVLVADRGNYRIQIFNRKGFQREIRRNASSIDNFVLSFLGADLPNLIPLSIAITPQGLIGVTDNYDNSVKVYTMDGHCVACHKNQLIKPWGITAMPSGQFVVSDVEGGKLWCIAVDRNLGVVSYNRLCSAVRPKFVTCDAAGTVYFTQGLALNFEKRHNEPHLEGGFSIGSVDADGQLGKQLSHFFSETEDFRCITGMCVDVNGDLLVTDSGRKEILQFPKEGGFKILIHEGLTCPVGVATTQKGQLLVLDCWDHCVKVYTYIQRRHSSTS; encoded by the coding sequence ATGGAGGCAGCATCTTCCCAGCTGGACCCAGATCTAATAAGGGAGGTTCTTGAATGCCCTATCTGCCTGGAGACCTACAACCAGGATCAAATGAGACCCAAACTCCTGCAGTGTGGTCACACAGTGTGCCGGCAGTGTCTAGAGAAGCTATTGGCTAATACTATAAATGGTGTGCGCTGCCCCTTCTGTAGCAAGGTGTCCCGTATGAGCAGTATCTCCCAATTGGCCGATAATCTGACTGTGCTCAAGATCCTAGATTGTACTACATCCTGCagtgctgccactgctgctctAATGTGCAAGTCCTGCTGCAACCGCCTACCACGACAGTACTGCCATGATTGTGCTACAGTCCTCTGTGAGCTCTGTAAAGGGGAGGGCCACCTGCATCAAGGCCATTCAGTCCAGCCGATTAGGGTGGCTGCTGAACAGCGTCGTAAAGAACTAGGTGGCAAGCTGACTTCTCTGCGTGATGTTATGAGCGATATTCAGAAGAAAAAGACAGCTATTGAAAACATCTCTAAGTCCTTGAGACTAAAGTACCAGGCAGTGCAGCAGGACTATACTTCAGCTGAGCTACGTCTTCAAGAGGAACTCAGCAGGTCTCGAAAGACATTCACAGCTTCCATGGCAGAAGTGGAAAAGCTTAATGGGCAAGTCCTGGAGGAGCAGACGTATCTCCTCAACATTGCAGAGGTAAAAGTGGTGTCACGCTGTGATTATCTGAGAATGCTGGTGAGGCAGAGCGATATTGCTTTGCTAAAGGATGATGGCGAAGGTAATGATGATGAAGAGCTGGATTTGAGGAGCAGCTTGCCCATCATGTTTCAGCTGCAAGAGCCAGAGCTGGTCAGAACAGAGCACTCTAAGCCTGTAGAAGTGGGCCAAGTGACCACAAATACTTACACTGTCAATACAGAGGATGAGGAGAGCGGTTTGGAGATAGCACTTGAGGGTTATGTAGAGAGTGAAGCTGGGGCAATAGGGGCTACAGGTGGTGGAAGGGGGGCTCCATTGGATCATTACCGAGACATTGACATGGTTGCAGCTGTAGAGGATGCGGCATGTGGTTCACCAGGCAGCTTTAAGTCAAAGTCTATGGATGCAGGTGGGGGATCACCTGCAGGAGCTGGGGCAAGTGCAGGGCCGGCAGTCTGCCATTTTGTGAAGAAGATGGGCTGCAAGGGAACGCTACCTGGCATGTTCAATTTACCAGTCAGCATCTGTGTAGCACAACAAGGTGAGGTCCTGGTGGCTGACCGTGGCAACTACCGCATCCAGATCTTTAATCGCAAAGGTTTCCAGCGTGAAATCCGCCGCAATGCCAGTAGCATCGACAACTTTGTCCTGAGCTTCCTTGGGGCTGATCTGCCTAACCTCATCCCCTTATCCATTGCTATCACTCCTCAAGGCCTGATTGGGGTCACTGACAACTATGATAACTCGGTTAAAGTCTACACTATGGATGGACACTGTGTGGCTTGCCATAAGAACCAGCTGATTAAACCCTGGGGCATTACTGCCATGCCATCAGGACAGTTTGTGGTGTCAGATGTGGAAGGTGGCAAGCTGTGGTGTATCGCAGTGGACCGCAATCTAGGTGTGGTCAGCTACAATCGATTGTGCTCTGCTGTGCGGCCAAAGTTTGTGACATGTGATGCGGCTGGAACAGTCTATTTCACCCAGGGCCTAGCCCTGAACTTTGAAAAACGTCACAATGAGCCCCACCTGGAAGGTGGCTTCTCTATTGGCTCAGTGGATGCAGACGGCCAGCTAGGCAAGCAGCTCAGCCATTTCTTCTCAGAGACGGAGGACTTCCGTTGTATCACTGGCATGTGTGTGGATGTCAATGGGGATTTGCTGGTAACAGACAGTGGCAGGAAAGAAATCCTCCAGTTTCCCAAAGAGGGTGGATTCAAAATTCTTATCCATGAAGGGCTGACCTGCCCTGTAGGAGTGGCCACCACCCAGAAAGGACAACTACTTGTGCTGGATTGTTGGGACCACTGTGTCAAAGTCTACACATACATTCAGAGGAGACACTCCTCCACTTCCTAG